A single genomic interval of Kogia breviceps isolate mKogBre1 chromosome 6, mKogBre1 haplotype 1, whole genome shotgun sequence harbors:
- the COPS4 gene encoding COP9 signalosome complex subunit 4 isoform X2, translated as MAAAVRQDLAQLMNSSGSHKDLAGKYRQILEKAIQLSGAEQLEALKAFVEAMVNENVSLVISRQLLTDFCTHLPNLPDSTAKEIYHFTLEKIQPRVISFEEQVASIRQHLASIYEKEEDWRNAAQVLVGIPLETGQKQYNVDYKLETYLKIARLYLEDDDPVQAEAYINRASLLQNESTNEQLQIHYKVCYARVLDYRRKFIEAAQRYNELSYKTIVHESERLEALKHALHCTILASAGQQRSRMLATLFKDERCQQLAAYGILEKMYLDRIIRGNQLQEFAAMLMPHQKATTADGSSILDRAVIEHNLLSASKLYNNITFEELGALLEIPAAKHEKPCRHGTNRSNRFVSK; from the exons ATGGCGGCAGCCGTGCGACAGGATTTGGCCCAGCTCATGAATTCGAGCGGCTCTCATAAAGATCTGGCGGGCAA GTATCGTCAGATCCTGGAAAAAGCCATTCAGTTATCTGGGGCAGAACAACTAGAAGCTTTGAAAGCTTTTGTGGAAGCAA TGGTAAATGAGAATGTCAGCCTCGTGATCTCTCGCCAGTTGCTGACTGATTTCTGCACACATCTCCCTAACCTTCCTGATAGCACAGCCAAAGAAATCTATCATTTCACCTTGGAAAAGATCCAGCCTAGAGTCATTTCATTTGAGGAGCAG GTTGCTTCAATAAGACAGCATCTTGCATccatatatgaaaaagaagaagattgGAGAAATGCAGCCCAAGTGTTGGTGGGAATTCCTTTGGAAACAGGACAAAA ACAGTACAATGTAGACTATAAACTGGAGACATACCTGAAGATTGCTAGGCTATATCTGGAGGATGATGATCCAGTCCAGGCAGAAGCTTACATAAATCGGGCATCATTGCTTCAGAATGAATCAACCAATGAACAGTTACAGATACATTATAAG GTATGCTATGCACGTGTTCTTGATTATAGAAGAAAATTCATTGAAGCTGCACAAAGGTACAATGAGCTCTCTTACAAGACAATAGTGCACGAAAGTGAAAGACTAGAGGCCTTAAAGCATGCTCTGCACTGTACCATCTTAGCATCAGCAG GACAGCAGCGTTCTCGGATGCTTGCTACTCTTTTTAAGGATGAAAGGTGCCAGCAACTTGCTGCTTATGGAATCCTTGAGAAAATGTACCTAGATAGGATCATCAGAGGAAATCAACTTCAAGAATTTGCTGCCATGCTGATGCCTCACCAGAAAGCAACCACAGCTGATG gttCTAGCATCTTGGACAGAGCTGTTATTGAACACAATTTATTGTCTGCAagcaaattatataataatattacctTTGAGGAACTTGGAGCCCTTTTAGAGATTCCTGCAGCTaag